One window of the Crassaminicella thermophila genome contains the following:
- a CDS encoding ABC-F family ATP-binding cassette domain-containing protein: MITVTGVGLRFGDKKLFEDVNVKFTPGNCYGVIGANGAGKSTFLKILSGEIEPNEGYVSITPGERLAVLKQNHFEFDNYIVLDTVIMGHKRLYEIMKEKDALYQKEDFNEEDGMKASELEAEFAELDGWDAEVNAEKLLMGLGIKKDLHLKKMKELRGAEKVKVLLAQSLFGNPDILLLDEPTNHLDFKAINWLEEFLLDYKNTVIVVSHDRHFLNKVCTHMLDIDFGKAKLFVGNYDFWYESSQLALKLMKEQNKKKEEKIKELQSFIARFSSNASKAKQATSRKKLLDKITIEDIEPSSRRYPFVGFTPEREAGKDILTVDGISKTIDGVKVLNNISFTVNKGDKIIILGRNEIAKTVLFKILMGEMEPDEGTFKWGITTTQAYLPKDNSKYFEDVNLNLIDWLRQYSKEKSESFIRGFLGKMLFSGDEPLKMAKVLSGGEKVRCMFSKLMLSGANVLILDEPTNHLDLESIQAVNDGLIAFKGTVLFTSHDHKFIQTIANRVIEITSSGIFDKEIAFDDFLESEEIQNRIDKMYKE; this comes from the coding sequence TTGATTACAGTTACAGGTGTAGGATTAAGATTTGGAGATAAAAAATTATTTGAAGATGTAAATGTAAAATTTACACCAGGGAATTGCTATGGAGTGATAGGTGCAAATGGAGCAGGAAAATCAACATTTTTAAAAATTTTATCTGGTGAAATTGAACCTAATGAAGGATATGTTTCTATAACACCAGGTGAAAGATTAGCAGTACTAAAGCAAAATCATTTTGAATTTGATAATTATATTGTTTTAGATACAGTGATTATGGGACATAAAAGACTATATGAAATAATGAAAGAAAAGGATGCACTTTATCAAAAAGAAGACTTTAATGAAGAAGATGGAATGAAAGCATCAGAACTCGAAGCTGAATTTGCAGAATTAGACGGTTGGGATGCTGAGGTAAATGCAGAGAAATTATTAATGGGTTTAGGAATTAAAAAAGATTTACATTTAAAAAAGATGAAAGAATTAAGGGGAGCTGAAAAAGTAAAAGTATTATTAGCACAATCGCTTTTTGGAAACCCTGATATTCTTTTATTAGATGAACCTACTAACCATTTAGATTTTAAAGCGATAAATTGGTTAGAAGAATTTTTATTAGATTATAAAAATACAGTTATAGTAGTATCACATGATAGACATTTTCTAAATAAAGTATGTACACATATGTTAGATATTGATTTTGGTAAAGCAAAATTATTTGTTGGTAATTATGACTTTTGGTATGAATCCAGTCAATTAGCATTAAAATTAATGAAGGAACAAAATAAGAAAAAAGAAGAAAAAATTAAAGAGTTACAATCTTTTATTGCACGATTTAGTTCAAATGCTTCAAAAGCAAAGCAAGCTACTTCAAGAAAAAAACTTTTAGATAAGATTACAATAGAAGATATAGAGCCATCATCAAGACGATATCCATTTGTTGGATTTACCCCTGAAAGAGAAGCTGGAAAAGATATTTTAACAGTTGATGGAATAAGTAAAACTATTGATGGAGTAAAAGTTTTAAATAATATTTCATTTACTGTAAATAAAGGTGATAAAATTATTATCCTTGGAAGAAATGAGATTGCAAAAACAGTTTTGTTTAAAATATTAATGGGAGAAATGGAGCCAGATGAGGGCACATTTAAGTGGGGGATTACTACTACACAAGCTTATTTACCAAAAGATAATTCAAAGTATTTTGAAGATGTTAATCTTAATTTGATAGATTGGTTAAGACAATATTCGAAAGAGAAATCAGAATCTTTTATTAGAGGATTTTTAGGTAAGATGTTGTTTTCTGGTGATGAACCTTTGAAGATGGCAAAGGTTCTTTCAGGTGGAGAAAAGGTACGATGTATGTTTTCAAAGCTAATGCTTTCTGGTGCAAATGTACTAATTCTTGATGAACCAACAAATCATTTGGATTTAGAATCTATTCAAGCAGTTAATGATGGTTTGATAGCTTTTAAAGGAACGGTGTTGTTCACATCTCATGACCACAAGTTTATTCAAACGATTGCAAATAGAGTTATTGAAATAACATCAAGTGGAATTTTTGATAAAGAGATTGCTTTTGATGATTTTTTAGAAAGTGAAGAAATTCAAAATAGAATAGATAAAATGTATAAAGAATAA
- a CDS encoding D-alanyl-D-alanine carboxypeptidase family protein, whose product MKQRKIIILYLILMIILYNNTALAFEDNFNISASSAIVMDVKTGRVLYKKNINKKRPMASTTKIMTALVALEKSSPGDMVKVPKNAVGVEGSSIYLKYNEKLTMKDLIYGLMLRSGNDSAVAIASHISGSVDGFVKLMNKRAKEIGARNTNFVNPHGLHHKNHYTTAYDLALITRKALKNKEFHQIVKTKLWIADRDGYKYFYNKNKTLTQYNGGDGVKTGYTKVAGRCLVTSATRNGVQLICVVLNAPNWFEDSYRLLDYAFEKYTPFHVIKKNSIIKNVSVQNGKKCSTNVVSKEDVIIPLTSNEKNQITKIVEIDEILKAPIKRGQKIGKVKIYLKDNLLYTTDLVSREDIDIKNFKDKVIDFILRNR is encoded by the coding sequence TTGAAACAAAGGAAAATAATTATTTTATACTTAATTTTAATGATTATTTTATATAATAATACAGCATTAGCTTTTGAGGATAATTTTAATATTTCTGCAAGTAGTGCAATTGTAATGGATGTAAAAACAGGAAGAGTTCTTTATAAAAAAAATATTAATAAAAAAAGGCCTATGGCAAGTACTACTAAAATTATGACGGCTTTAGTAGCATTGGAAAAATCGAGTCCAGGAGATATGGTAAAAGTTCCTAAAAATGCAGTTGGCGTAGAAGGTTCGTCTATATATCTAAAATATAATGAGAAATTGACGATGAAAGATTTAATCTATGGGTTGATGTTAAGATCTGGAAATGATTCAGCTGTAGCTATTGCTTCACATATATCAGGTTCAGTTGATGGCTTTGTTAAATTAATGAATAAAAGAGCAAAGGAAATTGGTGCAAGAAATACAAATTTTGTAAATCCTCACGGACTTCATCATAAAAATCATTATACTACTGCATATGATTTAGCACTTATTACAAGAAAAGCCTTAAAGAATAAAGAGTTTCATCAAATAGTAAAAACAAAGCTTTGGATAGCTGATAGAGATGGATATAAATATTTTTATAACAAAAATAAAACACTTACTCAATATAATGGTGGAGATGGTGTTAAAACTGGTTATACAAAAGTAGCAGGGAGATGTCTTGTTACATCTGCAACAAGAAATGGTGTTCAACTAATATGTGTAGTGTTAAATGCACCAAACTGGTTTGAAGACTCGTATCGTTTATTAGACTATGCATTTGAAAAATATACTCCGTTTCATGTAATAAAAAAGAATAGTATTATAAAAAATGTTAGTGTACAAAATGGGAAAAAGTGTAGTACGAATGTTGTTTCTAAGGAGGATGTTATTATCCCATTAACATCTAATGAAAAAAATCAGATTACAAAAATAGTAGAGATAGATGAAATTTTAAAAGCACCGATAAAAAGGGGGCAGAAGATAGGAAAAGTTAAAATATACCTTAAGGATAATTTGCTTTACACTACTGATTTAGTTTCTAGAGAAGATATAGATATAAAAAATTTCAAGGATAAGGTTATAGATTTTATTTTAAGAAATAGATAA
- a CDS encoding FAD-binding oxidoreductase, with translation MINERVECIDAGSEYCPCYLAETNDCIMCAHLQGKSFCDCSWSGVCIYQEFYWCGNKKKYERKEFKGKIIEKKYISEDVMIFKIAVTKTLARQLKQPGSYVFIRELDKPLFFNVPMSIMNADEYKGEIDIAVKVLGIKTKTLMECDKEIFVKGPYWNGVLGLKNLKSTKEKNVLVVARGVALAPSVLAIKYLLKNKNAITFCNRSGKNWADFY, from the coding sequence TTGATCAATGAAAGGGTAGAATGTATAGATGCTGGTAGTGAGTACTGTCCATGTTACTTAGCTGAAACTAATGATTGTATTATGTGTGCACATCTTCAAGGAAAAAGTTTTTGTGATTGTAGTTGGAGTGGAGTATGTATTTATCAAGAATTTTATTGGTGCGGGAACAAAAAAAAATATGAGAGAAAGGAATTTAAAGGTAAAATTATTGAAAAAAAATATATTAGTGAAGATGTAATGATTTTTAAAATAGCAGTTACTAAAACACTAGCAAGGCAATTAAAACAACCAGGGTCATATGTATTTATTAGAGAGCTAGATAAACCTCTTTTTTTTAATGTGCCTATGTCAATTATGAATGCAGACGAGTATAAGGGAGAAATTGATATAGCAGTAAAAGTATTAGGAATTAAGACAAAGACATTGATGGAGTGTGATAAAGAAATTTTTGTTAAAGGTCCATACTGGAATGGTGTTTTAGGTTTAAAAAATCTTAAAAGTACAAAGGAAAAAAATGTTTTAGTTGTAGCAAGAGGGGTAGCTTTAGCACCATCTGTACTTGCAATAAAATATTTATTGAAGAATAAAAATGCGATAACTTTTTGTAACAGATCCGGGAAAAATTGGGCTGATTTTTATTAA
- a CDS encoding class I SAM-dependent methyltransferase, which produces MDVKSLKRATELAKFFIGTIIKEGDLVVDATMGNGNDTLFLAQTVGKEGSVISFDIQDLAILNTKKLLDKNNINNSKLIQDGHENIDRYISNEICGAMFNLGYLPKGDRNIVTKPETTIVAIDKCLKLLKRNGIITIVIYYGHLGGEDEKEKIIHYVEKLDENKFHVLKVDYINQTKEPPILITIIKK; this is translated from the coding sequence ATGGATGTAAAATCTTTAAAAAGAGCAACTGAATTAGCTAAGTTTTTTATCGGAACAATTATTAAAGAAGGAGACTTAGTTGTTGATGCTACAATGGGAAATGGAAATGATACTCTTTTCTTAGCTCAAACTGTTGGAAAAGAGGGAAGTGTAATATCTTTTGATATACAAGATTTAGCAATTTTAAATACAAAAAAATTACTTGATAAGAATAATATAAATAATTCAAAACTAATACAAGATGGACATGAAAATATTGATAGATATATATCAAATGAAATATGTGGAGCAATGTTTAATTTAGGCTATTTACCTAAAGGAGATCGTAATATAGTTACAAAACCTGAAACTACAATTGTTGCAATTGATAAGTGCTTAAAGTTATTAAAAAGAAATGGGATTATTACGATTGTCATTTATTATGGGCATCTAGGGGGAGAAGATGAAAAAGAAAAAATTATACATTATGTAGAAAAACTTGATGAGAATAAATTTCATGTATTGAAGGTAGATTATATTAATCAAACAAAAGAGCCTCCAATATTGATTACAATTATAAAAAAATAA
- a CDS encoding DUF2953 domain-containing protein — MYIYIIMSVFVFFCILFFTTITIQIKILKDKTNDKIILSFKTLFGILKYKIEIPFVDLNVKKNGIPFLKLDAKIKNNEDDNLVKEDESIITFKEMQRIQIKLKHFWELYFHIVNYLRKKIKIDYLLWITEFGIEDAAVTAILSGVFWMIKGNLMVIIKNNVKCNKIILNVVPQFGKQIFKTTLNCIISIKIGYIIIAAIKFGYTFLRKGGVGNGKSSNRSINENNNGKFKRYGRCKYNCRRPC, encoded by the coding sequence TTGTATATATATATTATTATGAGTGTTTTTGTATTTTTTTGTATATTATTTTTTACAACTATAACAATTCAAATAAAGATCCTGAAAGATAAAACAAATGATAAAATTATTTTAAGTTTCAAAACATTATTTGGGATACTCAAGTACAAAATTGAAATACCTTTTGTTGATTTAAATGTTAAAAAAAATGGAATTCCTTTTCTAAAGTTAGATGCAAAAATTAAAAATAATGAAGATGATAATTTAGTAAAAGAAGATGAATCTATCATTACTTTTAAAGAAATGCAAAGAATTCAAATTAAATTAAAACACTTTTGGGAGTTGTATTTCCATATTGTAAACTATCTTCGTAAAAAAATAAAAATAGATTATCTTTTATGGATAACAGAATTTGGCATAGAAGATGCTGCAGTAACAGCAATATTATCAGGTGTTTTTTGGATGATAAAAGGGAATCTAATGGTAATAATAAAAAATAATGTAAAATGCAATAAAATTATTTTAAATGTTGTTCCACAGTTTGGTAAACAAATTTTTAAGACAACTCTTAATTGTATAATAAGTATTAAAATAGGCTATATTATTATTGCAGCGATTAAGTTTGGATATACATTTTTAAGAAAAGGTGGTGTAGGTAATGGCAAATCATCCAATAGAAGCATTAATGAAAACAACAATGGAAAGTTTAAAAGATATGGTAGATGTAAATACAATTGTAGGAGACCCTGTTGA
- the scpB gene encoding SMC-Scp complex subunit ScpB: MDEKKIKSIIEAMLFVWGDPVNIKTIADIISLPPEFIRKCLLDLKKEYEVQDRGIQIIEVNNCFQLCTNSKYFDYIQKLCTPIQNKGLTQAALEVLAIIAYNQPITRPEIEAIRGVKSDKAINTLLEKELIAENGRLERIGRPILYCTTDKFLKSFGLNNLEDLPRIEDFEALDYTDK, from the coding sequence ATGGATGAAAAAAAAATCAAATCAATTATTGAAGCAATGCTGTTTGTATGGGGAGATCCAGTAAATATTAAAACTATTGCTGATATAATAAGTTTACCTCCTGAATTTATAAGAAAGTGCTTATTAGATTTAAAAAAGGAATATGAGGTACAAGATAGAGGAATTCAAATAATAGAAGTAAATAACTGTTTTCAATTATGTACAAACAGTAAATATTTTGATTATATTCAAAAGTTATGTACTCCTATTCAAAATAAAGGTTTAACTCAAGCTGCTTTAGAGGTTTTGGCAATTATAGCATATAATCAACCTATCACTAGGCCAGAAATTGAAGCTATTCGAGGAGTAAAAAGTGATAAAGCAATTAATACTCTTTTAGAAAAAGAATTGATAGCTGAAAACGGAAGATTAGAAAGAATAGGACGTCCTATCCTATATTGCACTACTGATAAATTTTTAAAATCTTTTGGGCTTAATAATTTAGAAGATTTACCTAGGATAGAGGATTTTGAAGCTTTAGATTATACCGATAAATAA
- a CDS encoding 2-oxoacid:acceptor oxidoreductase subunit alpha encodes MKKNNIKLMQGNEACVEGAIAAGMRFYGGYPITPSTEIAEGSAQKLPRVGGKFIQMEDEIGGIAATIGAALTGVKAMTATSGPGFSLKQENIGYAAMAEIPCVIVNVQRHGPSTGLPTSPSQGDVMQAKWGTHGDHPVIALSPSSVKETFDLTIRCFNLAEKYRTPVILLLDEIVGHMREGIAIPDTSELEIIDRKKPSQDDKDYLAYKVEEGEYVAPMAGFGDGFRYHVTGLVHDESGFPTNSNAVADKLCTRLMKKIEDNIDDIVTYEELYMEDAEVVVLSYGGTARSAKSAVKKAREKGLKVGMFRPITIWPFPEKQIKEIADKVKGIIVAELNYGQLVLEVERVVKGSSDIFHIGKVDGDIITPDEILSKIEEVI; translated from the coding sequence ATGAAGAAAAATAACATAAAATTAATGCAAGGAAATGAAGCTTGCGTAGAAGGTGCCATTGCTGCAGGAATGCGTTTTTATGGAGGATATCCTATAACTCCATCAACAGAAATTGCAGAAGGGTCTGCACAAAAGCTACCAAGAGTAGGTGGAAAATTTATTCAAATGGAAGACGAAATTGGGGGTATTGCTGCTACAATAGGAGCTGCTCTTACTGGTGTAAAAGCTATGACTGCAACAAGTGGTCCTGGATTTTCATTAAAACAAGAAAATATCGGTTATGCAGCTATGGCTGAAATACCATGTGTTATTGTAAACGTGCAAAGACATGGTCCTAGTACAGGTCTTCCTACTTCTCCATCTCAAGGTGATGTAATGCAAGCTAAATGGGGAACACATGGGGATCATCCTGTTATTGCTTTATCTCCATCATCAGTAAAAGAAACTTTCGATTTAACTATTAGGTGTTTTAATCTTGCAGAAAAATATAGAACGCCTGTGATACTTTTGTTAGATGAAATTGTTGGTCATATGAGAGAAGGAATTGCAATTCCAGATACTAGTGAATTAGAAATCATTGATCGTAAAAAACCTTCACAAGATGATAAAGATTATTTAGCTTATAAAGTTGAAGAAGGAGAATATGTAGCGCCTATGGCAGGATTTGGCGATGGATTTAGATATCATGTTACAGGACTTGTTCATGATGAGTCAGGCTTCCCAACAAACAGTAATGCTGTAGCAGATAAACTTTGTACTAGACTAATGAAAAAAATTGAAGATAATATTGATGATATTGTAACTTATGAAGAATTATATATGGAAGATGCAGAAGTTGTTGTATTATCTTATGGAGGAACAGCTAGAAGTGCTAAAAGTGCAGTAAAAAAAGCTAGAGAAAAAGGTTTAAAGGTAGGTATGTTTAGACCAATTACTATTTGGCCTTTCCCAGAAAAACAAATAAAAGAAATTGCTGATAAAGTAAAAGGTATTATCGTTGCAGAACTTAACTATGGACAATTAGTTTTAGAAGTTGAGAGAGTGGTAAAAGGCTCATCTGATATATTCCATATTGGAAAAGTTGATGGTGATATTATTACTCCTGACGAGATATTATCTAAAATTGAGGAGGTAATTTAA
- a CDS encoding 4Fe-4S dicluster domain-containing protein — protein MANQNGKKLIVKQNWCKGCGICVEFCPKKVLALKNEKVEIVDIENCTKCGLCEVRCPDFAIYLGGMEDEEK, from the coding sequence ATGGCAAACCAGAATGGAAAAAAATTAATAGTAAAGCAAAACTGGTGTAAGGGTTGTGGGATTTGTGTTGAATTTTGCCCTAAAAAAGTACTTGCTTTAAAAAATGAAAAAGTCGAGATTGTAGATATTGAAAATTGTACTAAATGTGGTTTATGTGAAGTACGCTGTCCGGATTTTGCAATTTATCTAGGAGGTATGGAAGATGAAGAAAAATAA
- the ytfJ gene encoding GerW family sporulation protein: protein MANHPIEALMKTTMESLKDMVDVNTIVGDPVETPDGTVIIPISRVSFGFASGGGEYNIKINNQEEDADTSDKLPFAGGTGAGVSVQPVAFMVVGNGEMKLLPVDQNATMLDNLINFMPKLLDKIQSMGDKKNQSKSKKNSEDKLAEE, encoded by the coding sequence ATGGCAAATCATCCAATAGAAGCATTAATGAAAACAACAATGGAAAGTTTAAAAGATATGGTAGATGTAAATACAATTGTAGGAGACCCTGTTGAAACACCTGATGGTACAGTGATTATTCCTATATCAAGAGTATCTTTTGGATTCGCTTCAGGAGGTGGCGAATATAATATAAAAATAAACAATCAAGAAGAAGATGCTGACACAAGTGATAAATTACCTTTTGCTGGTGGAACAGGTGCAGGTGTTTCTGTACAACCTGTTGCTTTTATGGTTGTTGGTAATGGTGAAATGAAGTTATTACCAGTAGACCAAAATGCAACTATGTTGGATAATTTGATAAATTTTATGCCTAAGTTATTAGATAAAATCCAATCTATGGGTGATAAAAAAAATCAAAGTAAAAGTAAAAAAAATTCAGAAGATAAGCTTGCAGAAGAATAA
- the surE gene encoding 5'/3'-nucleotidase SurE — translation MKILITNDDGIYAEGIYKLACSLKRMGNIYVVAPDRQRSATGHAITMHEPLRAEKIKFFDKDFDAWAVSGTPTDCVKLAIEALVKEKIDIVFSGINKGPNLGTDVLYSGTVSAAIEGAILGYPAVAVSLADFKNVNYDVAAEFCCIVADIISKNPLPPDTLLNINIPNCKKENIKGVDVTTLGVRKYKNSFIERIDPRGQSYYWLGGEVIDEKNNEGTDIYSIKNNCISITPIHFDLTKFDLIEQVKKWNIQIK, via the coding sequence TTGAAGATACTAATAACGAATGATGACGGTATCTATGCAGAAGGAATTTATAAATTAGCGTGTTCACTTAAAAGAATGGGTAATATTTATGTTGTAGCACCTGACCGACAAAGAAGTGCAACAGGACATGCAATAACTATGCATGAACCACTTAGAGCAGAAAAGATTAAGTTTTTTGATAAAGATTTTGATGCATGGGCAGTTAGCGGTACACCAACAGATTGTGTAAAACTTGCTATAGAAGCTCTTGTTAAAGAAAAAATAGATATTGTTTTTTCAGGAATAAACAAAGGACCTAATCTAGGAACAGATGTACTTTATTCAGGTACTGTTTCTGCTGCTATAGAGGGGGCTATTTTAGGATACCCTGCTGTTGCTGTGTCACTTGCAGATTTTAAAAATGTAAACTATGATGTTGCTGCTGAGTTTTGTTGTATAGTAGCAGATATAATATCAAAAAATCCATTACCACCAGATACGTTATTAAATATAAATATACCTAATTGTAAAAAAGAGAATATTAAGGGAGTAGATGTTACAACATTAGGTGTTAGAAAATATAAAAATTCATTTATAGAAAGAATTGATCCAAGAGGACAGAGTTATTATTGGTTAGGCGGAGAGGTGATTGATGAAAAGAATAATGAAGGAACTGATATATATAGTATAAAAAATAATTGTATATCTATCACACCAATCCATTTTGACCTGACAAAATTTGATTTAATTGAACAAGTGAAAAAATGGAATATTCAAATAAAATAA
- a CDS encoding FAD-dependent oxidoreductase: protein MTKVVIIGGGWAGVAAAITAKKAGAKVTILERMDILLGLGNVGGIMRNNGRYTAAEECILLGAKELFDITDKASRHVNIDFPGHKHASLYDVCKVEPMVRRLLNEMNIEILLKSRAVDVKLTNRSLTGIVLQDGRIVKGDVFIETTGSTGPMGNCLKYGNGCSMCILRCPSFGPRVSISQKAGVEDILGQRKDGSYGAFSGSCKLNKDSLSKSIVDELNTKGVVILPIPKDDINIKKLDMKVCQQYALKEYAENLILLDTGHAKMMAPFYPLEKLRKFEGLENARYEDPYSGGIGNSIRYLSIAPRDNTMKVDTLDNLLCAGEKSGLFVGHTEAIATGSLAGHNSVRLIKGIPLLEIPVNLCIGDLIAYENTKIKTEEGLKTRYTFAGSDYFKRMKDLNLYTTDTEKLKKKIERVNLLNIFEERLV from the coding sequence ATGACTAAAGTAGTAATAATCGGAGGGGGATGGGCTGGTGTAGCAGCTGCTATTACTGCAAAAAAAGCAGGTGCTAAGGTTACAATATTAGAGCGAATGGATATATTATTAGGATTAGGAAATGTTGGCGGTATAATGAGAAATAATGGAAGATACACGGCTGCAGAAGAATGTATTCTATTAGGTGCTAAAGAATTATTTGATATTACTGATAAAGCATCAAGGCATGTAAATATTGACTTTCCTGGACATAAGCACGCAAGTTTATACGATGTATGTAAAGTAGAGCCTATGGTAAGAAGACTATTAAATGAAATGAATATTGAAATCTTATTAAAATCAAGAGCTGTAGATGTAAAGCTAACAAATAGAAGTCTTACAGGTATTGTATTACAAGATGGCAGAATAGTTAAGGGTGATGTTTTTATTGAAACAACAGGATCTACAGGGCCAATGGGGAATTGTTTAAAATATGGTAATGGATGCTCTATGTGTATATTAAGATGTCCTTCATTTGGGCCAAGAGTAAGCATTAGTCAAAAGGCAGGAGTTGAGGATATTTTAGGACAAAGAAAAGATGGATCCTATGGAGCATTTAGTGGATCCTGCAAATTAAATAAGGATTCTTTAAGTAAATCAATTGTAGATGAATTAAATACAAAAGGTGTAGTTATATTACCTATTCCAAAAGATGATATAAATATTAAAAAACTGGATATGAAAGTTTGTCAACAATACGCATTGAAGGAATATGCAGAAAACTTAATCTTGCTTGATACAGGTCATGCAAAAATGATGGCTCCTTTTTATCCATTAGAAAAACTAAGAAAATTTGAGGGCTTAGAAAATGCTAGATATGAAGATCCTTACTCTGGTGGAATTGGAAATTCAATAAGGTATTTGTCTATTGCACCTAGGGATAATACAATGAAAGTGGATACACTTGATAATCTTTTATGTGCTGGTGAAAAATCAGGACTTTTTGTTGGTCATACGGAAGCTATTGCTACAGGCAGTTTAGCAGGACATAATAGTGTTCGTTTAATAAAAGGAATACCACTTTTAGAAATTCCAGTTAATCTGTGCATTGGTGATTTGATTGCATATGAAAATACTAAAATTAAAACAGAAGAAGGCTTAAAGACAAGATATACTTTTGCTGGATCAGATTATTTTAAAAGAATGAAAGACTTGAATTTGTATACTACAGATACAGAAAAGCTAAAGAAAAAAATTGAAAGAGTAAATTTGTTAAATATATTCGAAGAAAGATTAGTGTAA
- a CDS encoding GNAT family N-acetyltransferase, whose translation MLEIKTASYDEIPVIEKFLKENNFNIDQIEKYILNCMIAYDNKIPVAVAGFKQKKNVAIIEFVIVTKNRRREYLGDGIVKALLNVADKKGIEKVYVNTDKSNLFFKKIGFKEVKNYCEYIDDLNMLESNMILQVTLPDYFFKACKSKK comes from the coding sequence ATGTTAGAGATTAAAACAGCTAGTTATGATGAAATACCTGTTATAGAAAAATTTTTAAAAGAAAACAATTTTAATATAGATCAAATAGAGAAATATATCTTAAATTGCATGATTGCTTATGATAATAAAATTCCTGTTGCAGTTGCAGGATTTAAACAAAAAAAAAATGTTGCTATTATTGAATTTGTAATTGTAACAAAAAATAGGCGTAGAGAATACTTAGGAGATGGTATAGTAAAGGCTCTTTTGAATGTAGCAGATAAAAAAGGTATAGAAAAGGTCTATGTAAATACAGATAAGAGTAATTTGTTTTTTAAGAAAATTGGTTTTAAGGAAGTTAAAAACTATTGTGAGTATATAGATGATTTAAATATGTTAGAAAGTAATATGATATTACAAGTAACTTTACCAGATTATTTTTTTAAGGCATGCAAATCTAAAAAATAA
- a CDS encoding pseudouridine synthase — MRLQKYIAHSGVASRRKAEELIKLGRVKVNGKVIIDMGVVVDPTSDVISVDNKVIQLERNKVYIMLNKPEGYITTLSDEFNRPTVADLVKDINERIYPVGRLDYDTSGLLIMTNDGDLSYQLTHPKHEVKKTYIAKIKGIPNNKELHMFKTGIDIGGYITAPAQIEVLKKEREACLVKVIIHEGKNRQIRKMFDKINHPVTKLKRIAIGKITMDNLQKGKWRYLTDSEIKYLKSC; from the coding sequence GTGAGGTTACAAAAATACATTGCACATTCAGGAGTTGCATCTAGAAGAAAAGCTGAAGAACTTATTAAATTAGGACGGGTAAAAGTTAATGGAAAAGTAATAATAGATATGGGAGTAGTTGTAGATCCAACTTCAGATGTTATTTCAGTTGATAATAAAGTGATTCAATTAGAAAGAAATAAAGTTTATATAATGCTTAATAAACCAGAAGGTTATATAACTACATTATCTGATGAATTTAATAGACCAACTGTAGCTGATTTAGTAAAAGACATTAATGAAAGAATTTATCCTGTGGGTAGGCTAGATTATGATACATCTGGATTATTAATTATGACAAATGATGGAGACTTATCATATCAACTTACTCATCCAAAACATGAAGTGAAAAAAACTTATATTGCTAAAATTAAAGGGATACCAAATAATAAAGAACTGCATATGTTTAAGACAGGAATTGATATAGGTGGATATATAACTGCTCCAGCTCAAATAGAAGTACTAAAAAAAGAAAGAGAAGCATGTTTAGTAAAGGTAATTATCCATGAAGGGAAAAATAGACAGATTCGAAAGATGTTTGATAAGATTAACCATCCAGTTACAAAATTAAAAAGAATAGCTATTGGTAAAATAACAATGGATAATTTACAGAAAGGAAAATGGAGATATTTAACAGATTCAGAAATAAAATATTTAAAATCCTGTTAG